The Pogoniulus pusillus isolate bPogPus1 chromosome 6, bPogPus1.pri, whole genome shotgun sequence genomic interval ATACATTGATAGAAGTAGTGCTGTGAACTAAATATAACTTTAGCCTAGAAGACTTGTAGGCTTGTTTCATCAAGGAACAACATAGCTAGTCAAGCTCGTTCAAGCACTGAAGTCATTCTTTTGTCTCTGCAGACGGTGTGCTTGATTTATCCACTAAGAAGAGTCCTTGTTCCGGCAGCACCTCTCTGAGTCATTCTCCAGGGTGCTCCAGTACTCCGGGAAATGGGTAAGAGAGAGCAACTTACTATGACCTTCTAAAACTGTGTTTTACTAAAAATGTGTGCTTACCTTCTGTTAAAATGTTAACTTTTGGTGTTAACCCTTTGGAGTAATGTGTTCttcagcttgtacctgttggcAAATATCTTCACCCCACCTGCCAAATAAGGGTCACGGCAAACAGACAGGTTAAACGTGCAGTTAAAAAAATCTTAATGTCCGTCATTTTAACCAATTTACTACTTAGACAAAGATCTTTCCGTTACCTGCTTCTTGGATTTAGTGGTAAATGATGTCTGTGGAGGTGCAAGTTGAGTTAAATATAACTTAGATTTAATTTTTCACTTAGGAAAGAGTCAGCTAACAGGAAAGCTTCTTTTAGAGGTAGTAGTGATTTCGAATGATGAACCAAGCTGAGTTAAATCTGAGTAACTGCATACTCTCTGTTGATATTTCTTATCATAAACCACAACTTAGAAAAAGACAAGTGCCCAGAGGAGAGACTCTGGTAGTTCAGAAAACTTCAAACATGGCTTTTAGGATTTGAAATTGTATTTTAACACTGAACAAGTTGGGGATTTTCTTCCTTTCGgtttcttttgtgtttgttttttttggttgttgttttaaaTATGTGGTGTAGTATCCTTGCCTTAGTTCAAGGTGTAAAAGAATGTTattaaaaaaatccttttaGGTTTCATATTTCTAATAGTTCTTGTTTGCATACATTTAGAAACTTTGATTCTTAGTTAGTGTGGCGTTAAATGTACTGGAGAGGCCGACTGGGAGTAAGAGGGCTTTTCAGTGTTGGTGGGAGAATTTCATCTTGAATCTACTGTAAAAAGCAATTTTTTAAAGTGAAGTACAGAAACAGCATATTGTTTAAATCGCTATTTAATTACTGAGTTTAGCTTTGCAATAGCCTTTGAAAAACTCAGAGATTTTAAACTAACAATCCGCCACCAACCCAGTGTATTGCTAACAATTGGTTTAGCTTTTGCATTTCTCATCAGAAAAATATTTACTGTCTCAGATTTCTCCCTTCAAGGTTACCTTTTCAATTTAATGCTTCTATTAATAAAACATTCAACCCTTTTAAAAAACTTAGTGCTTCGTCAAAGCTCGTTAGCATACACCTTCCCTGGCAGCGTTTCTTTTTCAGTTCTGGACAGtttttttccagctttgttttctAGCAAGGCAGCGGAAGCTATGGAAGCTGTTTATTGTTTGTTCCCTTGTTTGTGTGTCAAGCAAAGGCTAAAGTCCAGCACCCAGGCGTGACGGGGCCAGCATCTGGCACTGTCCTGCTCAGGTCTGTGCGTCTGCAGAGGATGTGGCGTGCTGGCACCTGTGGCTAATTGTACAGGTGTGTGGTACAGGAGGGCTACCGCAGTCTCTTTAGCATCAATGAAATCACTTGTGACCCTCTCTTCTGGGTACCTGCCAGGATGACCTTAGGCACAGAGTTCGCATTCTGATGCAGATACATGCTGCAGAAGGGGCAGAGAATGCCCCATGCTGGAAAGGGCTTTCTGGAACAGAAAACTCTCAGTCATTTCCCAGGTTTTGATCGGAATCCTTGCTGACTCTTGTTACCCACTTCAACTGTGACCTTTTGCATCCTGGAGAGAAGCTAGCAGCATATGTATCAAGCACTGCGTATGTTACTTAGCAGCTCCTTTCAGTGGCTGTCTTTCCTCTAAAGACTTTAATCCCAGTGTGATGTTAAAAAGAATAATGCAGCTTTTCAGCAGTATCTATCCTATCCTTAAATAATATTGACTTAGCAAGAGGGTTTTACACCACCATAATGTCCCAGATCATTAAAACAGAATAATTCACTAGTCTCTTAGTTAATCTGTACGTTGCACATGGAGAAGTTTGGAGGTGGATTTTGAAGCTAGTGTGACTTAGTTACTAGAAGGGGCTAAGTAAGCAAAGCATTAGAATACATTTGTTTCTCTGCAGTAGTAATGCTTTGTGTCATAGAAAGAATACTTGTGATGAAAGGGAAATGGTGAAAATACATACTACTTTTTCTGCTGTTGACTCTTGATCTGAGTGACAGTTTGAGCTAAGatcctgttttgtttgttttgttttgcttttctttcctagCTATGCTATATATCAAATGAGAATCAGGGATTTATGTATCCGTGTATATTATTTATGTATATAATTAGTTGTTACGAGAGCAGTTTGCCAAGTTGAGTGTAGTGCAGTGTTTTCCCTTCATCTGCAGTTACCCAAGCTTTCATCTTTGGTGCTGAATGGAAGTCAAGCAAATGCCTTTGAGGCTTGCTAAgcgtttttgttcttttttatcCTGAGCAGTGATTCATCAATACGGTGCAAGCGAACACCATCCGAGGTTTCCACCTATGTGTAGATGCTGCAGGTGGCAGTCACATTTGCATGTTTGAATATGTTGCACTTTGGCTTACTCTTTTATTACTGTACTTGTTTAGTGGTAACGTCACACAGTAACACAGTTGTGTGTAGATCTATGGCGATTGATCACTACTTTGTAATTAAGGTGCTATTTTCAGACGCTTGCGCGAAGCCTTTTCTGCTCCGAGAATTTGTGAACCCAACCAGAGCCCAGCCAACaggtttcatttttcctttgccCAAAaagcttctccttttttttgttttgttttttttttttttttgtgaagaaATCTTAAAACTGACTGatgctgagatttttttttttaatagaaacaaacaaaaaaataaaatacaaaattaaaataaaataaaatttagagaaaaaataaataacacAAAGTGATGTTACCCAAGCAAGGCCTTCTAATAAAGGAGTGGCCCCCTCACCCATCCCTCCTTACCTGTGCAAGTCCTGCTCACATCAGTTTCCTTCCATCCAATTAGGCGACCTGggagacccagccagcaccaTCCGGAGGGACTACAGAGTGGTGATGGGGTACCTCCAAGAAGCTTGCAGGATGGAACCAGGGAAGGTTATGGCCACTCCACATCTCTTAAAGTACCGCTGGCTCGATCACTCCAGATTAGTGAAGAACTGCTGAGCAGAAACCAGTTTTCTACAGTTGCCAGCCATGGGCCATCTGGACTACAGAATCATGGACAGCACTTAATATTATCCAGGGAGGCTTCTTGGGCAAAACCACACTACGAATTCAATTTCAGCCGCATGAAATTCAGGGGAAATGGTGCACTCAGCAACATCAGTGACCTTCCTTTTCTTACAGAAAACTCTGCCTTTCAAAAAATGGCACTTCAAACTAAACAGGATGGGAAAAAGGACGTGAGCCATTCGTCTCCTGTGGATTTAAAGATACCACAAGTTCGAGGCATGGACCTTTCATGGGAGTCCCGCACTGGTGACCAGTACAGCTATAGCTCTTTGGTAATGGGTTCACAAACGGAGAGCGCGCTTAGCAAAAAGTTAAGGGCTATccttccaaaacaaaacaggagaAGTTTGCTGGATGCTGGACCAGATTCCTGGGGCTCAGATGCTGAGCAGTCTACCTCTGGACAGCCATATCCCACCTCAGATCAAGAGGGAGATCCTGGCTCCAAGCAacctaggaagaaaagagggagatACAGACAGTATAACAGCGAGATACTGGAGGAAGCAATCTCTGTGGTTATGAGCGGGAAAATGAGTGTTTCCAAAGCTCAAAGTATTTATGGGATCCCCCACAGTACACTGGAATACAAAGTTAAAGAGAGGCTGGGCACTTTGAAAAACCCtccaaagaaaaaaatgaaattaatgaGGTCGGAGGGGCAGGATGTTTCAGTAAAGATTGAATTAGATCcccagggagaagcagcacaaaGTGCGAATGAATTGAAAGATGAGTAGGGATGTTGTAGAGTGCCAATTACTTTGCAAACTGGGTGAGCACTACTGCATAGTTCAAACCACCACTGAGCACACGTGATTCTCCTGTTTGGTGCAAGGCTCTGTCCTTTGCAGTTCAGCGTAGACTTGCCGACACAGGTGAAAGGTGTGCTCTGAATGTCACATCTGTAAATTTTTCTAGCCTGATGTGGTGCAGTTTCCCTCCTTCACCTGccccaccccctttttttttccttttttgccttttgcATGTTTCTCTGTAAAAGAGAGTTGAGTTACCTCACAAAGAATGCAGATCTGTGGAAGTGGACATCTTGTCTGTAGAGTCTGCCTGAACTTCTGGTGTTGGATTTTTCATGTCTGCCTTTATAGAAATAAGTCCACTTTGTTAAACTGGTAACTTTCCTAAAACCAGGCATGTTTCAAGTCAAAATCAGACTGCCATTCTTCAAAATGTTTCAGAAATCTTCTTCCCCCTTGTTTTCTTTGATTCAGTTGATTGAAAGATTTAAGCTAAATCAAGTTATTTAGAAACGGCACCTCTCTTGAACTCAGATTTGTTGATTGGATGGATAATCAATTGGGTTTGATTAGGCTCTCCACTATTTTCTTTCTGAATTAAATGTACTTACCATTCATTGTCTGCTTAGTGCTCACccagaggggagggaaaactTACTTACACTACCTTCAGAATATGTCAGTTAATTATTTGTAACACTACCTTCGCTGTAATTTTATTTGATATTTTTGAAGGGTGATATTTAGACTCACCTGCTTGAGGATGTAGCCTTATCTCACAGAAGACAAGCTTCTCACAGTCAGGAGCAGTCAGGGTACACTAAATGATGTATTAGGGTATGCCTCATCATAACAGAACTGCGGTTCTTTGTGACCTTTATGCTTTTTACAGACTTGATCCTTGATCCTGAGTTTACTAAACTATGTGGTTCCAACAACTAGTTTAAATGACTCTAATCTGGGGAAGGGGGATTTGTGTAACAAactactgtgatactgaaaaaaaaaaagagaaaaaaaaaaggaaaaaaaagaaaaaaaaaaaaaaaaaaaaggaagggggggggggagcccACAAAATGGTGATCTCAAACGTTACAACCTCAGTAGTCTGCCCAAATATACACATTAGTGAAGGAGCTTGTTAATGTTCAGGGAAGAATTAAAACACTGGTAGCCTGATCTACTTCAGGCTCTGCATCATATCTATCTGTACTACTGTCAGGGTCGAACACTCAATGAGTGAGTGTTTCCTTTTTAAATATTACAGTTGCCAGTAGCAGGAATTAATCTGAGTcctgcttttttgttgttgtttttatttaatCTATTTTGATAGTGGTTTAGCACATGCTAGAATAAGCATTTAAACACCATAAAAGCACTCCTTAAACCacaattttttcttttctttctttttttttgttgttcaatATGATGATACCATTATCATTATATGGAGATCCAGGATAAGTTTTTGTACAGAACTTTTTTATCTTTGATACTTTCTGCGGGAGTGGTCAGTAACCAGGCGGAGCTTACTGGATTTACCACAACATGACCAAATCAGAATTGCTGGTTCTTCAGGTAGAAGCAATTTGGTCTTAATCTGTGCAGAAGGTAGATAGAGTTAccgttggttttttttcccctatttgcACAACCAAAAGAAGCATTGGCGTTGTTGTGTGAGAGCATTAAGTAATGTCAGTGATTGAGAGTGGTTTCTCAGAGTTCATGGGAGGGTGGCCTAGATAGCCCCTAGGGATGCTGAATGACTTCTGGAAGAGCTGATTCTATtagcccctccccagcaacTTCCTATTTTCAAAGGTTAGGCACACCATTGCTGTCGTTTTAAATATGCACTGCTCATTCTTGAAACGGGATGGGCATTTGGCCCCAAgtatactttttttttgtttacttaGTACATCTTAGTAATCAAAATCCTGGTCCCTCTTAGCTCTCTAGTTGTCATCTTGGCATTTAAAGCAGTTTAAGCTCAGTAGCAGTATCTAAACTCTGCAATACGTTCCAGTTTAGCTGGTGATTGCAATAAAGGTGCAGTTAAAACATGTGGTTTCATCTGCTGTTGGAGGATATGCTAGAAAGTTTGCTGCAAgtttgagaaaaaaaagaaacaacagttTTACTGTTCAGAGAGGTTTAACCTTTTGCAGTTGTCTTTATTTAAGCAACATGAGTTGAGTTTTATAAAACTTGTCACTGTAGTGTATGTGGAGTGCTCATTTTACTAACCTAAATATTTTGTATGTGTATATTTAAGTGGGTGACAATCGtgcagcagaagaatggtgtgCCTACCCTTTAATGCTGCAGTTTTAAAAGAGAATTTGTCTTGTCATTTCAGACCGTAGGCTAAGATTTGTAAATAGATAGTGAGAAGTCGAGTACACTTGATTTGCTTTGGTTAGAAAGTGGATTTGAAAGAAAAAGacgacaaacaaacaaaaaaccaagacAACGACAAACCAAACACGTAACTTTCTCAGTTTAAATGTCCTGAGACCTGAAGATTGTACTACTCATATCTGCAGAGCTTTTAAACACAACACTTGATCTGTGATGATTTAATATTCAGgtaatctttctttttctcaagAAGCTTTTTGAACAACCATATTTCCTCCAAAGGTCTctgttttaaaaaggaaaaaaaaaaaaaagaaaaaaaaaagaaaaaaagtgtagATTATTTTTTAAGCACTAATTGCATTACGTTGGTAACTGCAATATGAAATAGCCATTATTGTTTTGTGAAGCATGGTTGAGATTAGTTAGTGGtcccttttaaaaaaaaaatacaatttcatgaGCCtctcaaaaaaaacaaaccataaaaacaaagtgaaaaaaaaaaagctgctgaaTATTCAAAAGATATATATTTTACCTTATTGTAGGTTTTGTAAATTTAGTCTGTAATTCAGGTGCACCTTTTAatgttaccttttttttttttgtttggaagtCCCATCTAATGTATTTCCTCTGAGGTGATTCATGATGTGAAGACTAGTATCACTCTTAAGTGCTGCAGTGATCACtaaggttttgtttggtttctcaCTACGGATTCTTTACAGGCGCTTTCAGTGTAGCTAACTATAGTAATATTTGGGATCATTTTTAAATATATGATTGGAATTAGTGTTTGTCCATTAGCATGCTTAATTTTCTGCTGACCAGCAGTTTGCATGGCCAAAATCTCTGGTTGACCATATTTTTTGGTGTGGGAAGGTGTGGTTCACTGCTATCTTTGTAACGGGAAGCCTTGTTTCTCATGTTCTTTCTGATAAGTGGATGTTTATGTTACTTGGATCACTTGGACAGGAGAGAGGGTTTCAaatctttctcctgctgctctttttgAGATCGCATTAATGTGTAACATAGACAAACTGCAACCCTGTAAAaatggagatgttgttaggaggAGGCCTTTCGGGTATTTTTCGTCACTAGTTTTCTCTTTAACTCCCGAGAACGTCCATCCGATGTAGTTATTTGGCTTAACAGTATTGTTGTGTACTACATTGATGTAGGTGAAAAAGCCTGACAGCAAGAAACTGTGAATAATATTTGTGGCAGTCTCTCAAAACTAGTTTTTCAATCCAAGTATCATGAAGGAGAAtccctctcccttaccccatCCTAGAAAAGTAATTTTATATTTTGTGTGTATAAAGTTTTAAGAATCCAGTTTCATATTGTACTGAAGTTTAGGTGTTGCTTGGTAAATCTTTGCTGCAGCATATAATTGAAGATGAGTAAGGCTTAGTGTGGTAGGGGTCCTGGTGTGGAGTTAATTATCGTACAGTTCTGGTGAGAAAGCCCAACATGTATGAAATgtgtccttttcttttcttttctttggacTCGTAAGATGTAAAAGTGCTTTTTTAGAACTCTGACCTATTACAAACTATTACCTCACTTTCAGCCAGCTGGATCCTCATTCCACAGTGTTGTAGGCATTATTGTGGCCGTAATGCTTGAGTACAGCTATAGAGTTGAACGTTTCCGGTTAGGTATTGTAGGGAAACGTTTTTTTCTGGGCTCGTTTTTATTTCTGTCTAATTACTTTATTTTCCAGTCAttccctgattttttttttttttaaaggcttgGGACAATTTCCTTtagaatttctttttctttttttccctgttgcgCAGGAGAAGTTGCTGCATAAGCAATACAGGTATGcctttactttcttcttgttgcAGAACTCATAATTTGATGCTTGCATCACCAACACTATATTGTTAGACCTGAAGTCAAACTCTGACTTTTTGTGGCAATTCGACAATAAGTTATTTTTAACAGTGCAGGTGTACAGGCAGGGTAGTGCCTCTAGTAAGGGAACGCCTTCAGCTTCTGTGTTCTCGCACAATTCCTATACCACCTTTTCTGTAGAGCTTTCCAGTGGGAGGGAACTGCACATGTGTTTAGACCGGTTGAAAACGACAAGGAAGAGACTCTGCACTGTCTTGTGGCAGGCCAACATTTGAGTCTAAACATTTCTTTCATGAGAACCTGAGAGTACTTTGCCTTCCTCTCGAAATTCTTAGGAGCTGGCAAAGTGATTCAGGGGCTTTAAGGCTTTGTATAGATTGGAACAACTATTTAGTTCTGATTGAATTGCTTTTTCTATCATCTGCAACAATTGTTATACAGGTAAAACTGGAATTACCCTGTGTTCCTTTCCAGTTTATTTTGAAGTAATGCTCTTAAGATGTCCCTGAATCTTAGGAGAAGAACACAGTGTTCCAGGAGCGAAAGGAACACTGTGCTGTTACCTTGTTTCTCAAAACCAGTGTAGCTACATCTGCAAAGAGCTCTTCCTTCAATGAAGGCAAAATGTTAACTCTTAGGTGCATACACTTGTTGCAGTCCAAACTTACAGGAAGGCAAAATTATTAATCTGTATCAAAAGCTTTGTCACAGTATTTTAAATTCTCTGAGAAATGTAAGAGGTAGAACAGTCATTTCCCTCCTCTTCATGAGGATCAGAAGCTTAGACGTTTTCCCCACAAAGATTTCAGAGGCTAAATGTAATTTCATTCTAGATCAGTGTTAATTTTTTTCTTGGCATTGGTAGATAATGTGGTTAATACTGGTTTAAAAAGATGAACCTGAAAAAAACACACCCTTGAGACTAGCTTTGGTACTATAAAGATTTCCACTTCATCTTGAAAATTCAGTAATTAGAGCCTTGAGAAAGCTGAAAACCTGCACTGCTAGTTACACGCAGTTCTGGTGGAGGTAGCAAATAATAACTATAGTGGTGGTTTTAATTTCTAATTATCCCATGTATAACATGACATGATGTGATGATCACTAAGCAGAGAGGCATTGCAGGCTCAAAATGATCCATAGATCCACTCTACACACACCAGAAAAAAAGCTGTCAGTAGTTACAGCATTCCTGTGTCcgtctctctccttccctcctgttCTTGCTTTGCCTGGGGCCAAGTTTCTATGCCAGTGTAACAGCAGCCGTTTTGGACTTTTATGTCCTATCAAATTATGGCTATATTCAGGTATCATCATGAAAACCTTCGTTTTAAGagagctttatttaatactcaAATAATATCTTAACCCAGTTGTAAAATCAGTTGTTCTGGGCAACATACTAGGAGGaaggatttggggtttttgtttcgTTTTGGTGGGATTTTTTGGCCTGTCCAGGGCATTTCATTCACCTTCTTGTAAACAACCAACCTTGCCCCTGTCCCTGTGCTTGTCTCTACTGAACTGGTTAAGTATAAGTTAGGACTCAAGATGAAAACTCTACCTTACAGAGCAGGGATTAGGACATAGAGTTCATTCTGACTGGAGCAGGCAAAATTGGTGTCAGATATGAATTTTGGTAGTCATCACCTAGTACAGCCTACCTTTATGTTTTGTATTCCTGTTTGGAAACAATGAAGACACTACTACAGCTAGTAATACAGTTTATAAACTACTTGGTGCTACATTTCTCAACTATTTTTGCAGATAATATTTTTTATGCCTGCATGAAAGCATGTAAACTTTACTGTCACTATGAAAAAAAGCACTTGTCTGACCTATTCTAAAAGTATCAGAAAAGGGATAACTGACTGCAGCACTTTTTCTGTTACAACGCCAGAGTCTTAATTAAATCTGGTCTTCAGGTTATGAGGTATTTTAAATGTACAATCTGGGATCATTGACAGCTTTTCAGGTCAGATGACAAATTCTCTTGGGATACTTACCTGTCTTTAAAAGACTTAGTATAACAAAAAAATTCTGAAGTTCAGGCAGGGCACGTATAGATAGGTGCCTGATATTTTTAACTAATCATTTCAATAGGCCATTTCAGGGCTTGACATTTGGAATCTGGGATGATGGGTAGGGAAAGGGAAGTTTCCCAAACCAGAAAATCATTTTGGACCATTGTTTAATGTTCCATTTTTGAAAACtataactcaaaaaaaaaaataaaaaatgggTAGGGATTCTTTCTCCCTTATGCCTTCAGGGAATGAGTAGTATTTAGAATCTCTGGCTGAAATTCAAGCCTTTTTACCATGTAAATTTTTAATATGAACTCATTTACATGCTTTTTACATCTGAGGAATGAAAATGGATCTTAATGTTTAAGTTGTGGAATGGTATATTTCTTAAATGAAGGgggaacattaaaaaaaatagattagAATACCAGCATTAGTGAGCTTAAGGAATTTTAGTATGTAATAGCAAAGTATAGCAAAgtatttgattaaaaaaaaaattactcttgGATTGCTAGTCTGTAACTAGGTGCATTCTAATTTAGCAGGTGAATATTCTTTCCTTATCGATATATGATGGGCTTTTTGCAAATAGAAAAACCTTTATCTGAGTCCCACGTGTTGCTTGTACTGATGGGATGTATGCTTACAGCAGCTTACTGCTGCTTTAAAATGTATAAAATACGTTTTGAGTGTTTGCTCATAACTCTTTCTAACCTCCACTTGTTAAATTGTCAGACATTGGTATTTTATCAGTCCGCAATGTAAGTTTAAACTAATGTTCTTAGGAATCCAACTTGTACACACACTGTTTAAAAACCCTCAGGGACAGTTTACACACTATCCTCACTCAATTCAGGTACTTGTACTCTCTTCTTAAACCTAGCAGTGacttgtattttgttttgcttttcttttgacGTGCTGATAGCACATCCTTGATGAATGTCAACTTAAAACTCAGTTCAGGTATCCAGGTATAACTCAGCCAAACGGATTTTAAAGCTGCATATTTACTCTCCAGCACACAGTGCCTCAGACACTTATAGTGGCATTCTGTATATTCAGTTATTACTACTGAGCAGATCGCGTGGGGGTTCCTGGTATGTATTGTAAGAAATTCTTATGTATATTATATAATATGTATTatattatatacatatatagtaTATATGTTATCTTAAACttatatattttaaaatgcCACTACTAGCCAGCGCAGCTAAAAATGAAATACATTCCCAACTGCTTCTGCGAACCGGCAGAGGCAGCTTCTTAACGTGGCTCTTGCTTCTCCCTCATCATAACTACTTCTAACCTCAAGCACGGGTCCTTGGCTGTCTGACCTCTACACTCTAGTTATGCAATGTCCTTAGAGAATTCTGTGCACTGGCCACTGTGATGGAAACCAATGGGCCGGGAGTGCTTTGAGTTTATTAGTAATTGTTCTGCCAAAGTCGGTGTTCGTGTGACGAGCATGTAAACCTGTCAGATAATCAGCAGAGGTCCGAGTAATGGCTTCCACCCCTTGAGTAGGACCAGCCTCTCAGCAGGTGTCTCCTCTCCGATGCTGAGCACTGATTCAGAACGTGTTGGCACGTAACATCTGTAGTGCCGGGCCCCCGCGCCGCGAAACCGCAAAGTAAAATCTGCCGCTCTGCACTCGCAGTTGCGAGTCAGCAACACCTCTGCTTTCTTATTTGACACTTTACATCTAAAAAGTCTTCTCTTTCTATTTATGTAACCCATAGTCTTTGAAGAGTATGGAAAACggcatttttctctctgaccTCTAGAAGTTCAAGTGtcatgggaaaagaaaataatataaaagaaaaaaaaaaagaaaaaaaacccacacaggaACCCCCTCCCCTTTACTCTTATGGACCTCATTTCAATATACTGTTTACAGTTTGACGGAATTGTATAATTTAATATTTCTCTTGTACTGTAGTTtatatttatttacagattttttttgtacTGTGtgattt includes:
- the LCOR gene encoding ligand-dependent corepressor isoform X3 produces the protein MASPCGRQQCSIQRRGVRHQLDSWRHKLIHCVGFESILEGLFGPGLLKDLSLFKDCEPEGVSDWSFDENCLFCCLRREKVKEHLVSLDEPASEAGQEALLRQEQAKIIRFERQAEEFLNAVFYRKDSPRVSDPNIPLVAREIMQRMIRQFAAEYTSKNSSTQDSSQPNSTKNQSLLKASLVASSPTAATAQNPVLSKLLMADQDSPLDLTVRKSQSEPSEQDGVLDLSTKKSPCSGSTSLSHSPGCSSTPGNGRPGRPSQHHPEGLQSGDGVPPRSLQDGTREGYGHSTSLKVPLARSLQISEELLSRNQFSTVASHGPSGLQNHGQHLILSREASWAKPHYEFNFSRMKFRGNGALSNISDLPFLTENSAFQKMALQTKQDGKKDVSHSSPVDLKIPQVRGMDLSWESRTGDQYSYSSLVMGSQTESALSKKLRAILPKQNRRSLLDAGPDSWGSDAEQSTSGQPYPTSDQEGDPGSKQPRKKRGRYRQYNSEILEEAISVVMSGKMSVSKAQSIYGIPHSTLEYKVKERLGTLKNPPKKKMKLMRSEGQDVSVKIELDPQGEAAQSANELKDE